In a genomic window of Streptomyces koelreuteriae:
- a CDS encoding 3-hydroxyacyl-CoA dehydrogenase NAD-binding domain-containing protein, translating into MTRAFRTAAVIGAGTIGLSWATLFAAHGLTVKVSDPRPDLAEAVADALERNAPQLAARGLDVTGLADRVHIAADVADAVRDADVVQENGPERVEFKQDLFATLVREAPEHALLLSSSSAIPSSAFTGELPDEAAARVLIGHPFNPPHIVPLVEVVPGERTGEDAVQDAVDFYTSVGRTPVVERKEIPGFVGNRLQNALSREAVYLVQQGVVTPEDLDKVVMNSLGLRWSTVGPFLGSHLGGGPGGYRHLVEHIGASMRQRLDTGLGSPSQSEEDQERLIEAVEKAYGSSTYPELTETRDRRQLAVLSALDSADKEEN; encoded by the coding sequence ATGACCCGCGCCTTCCGTACAGCGGCCGTGATCGGCGCCGGGACCATCGGACTGTCCTGGGCGACGCTGTTCGCCGCACACGGCCTGACCGTCAAGGTGAGCGACCCGCGGCCGGACCTCGCCGAGGCCGTCGCCGACGCGCTGGAGCGCAACGCCCCGCAGCTGGCCGCCCGTGGCCTGGACGTGACGGGCCTGGCCGACCGGGTGCACATCGCGGCCGATGTCGCCGACGCGGTCCGGGACGCGGACGTCGTCCAGGAGAACGGCCCCGAGCGGGTCGAGTTCAAGCAGGACCTGTTCGCCACGCTGGTCCGCGAGGCACCCGAGCACGCGCTGCTGCTCAGCTCCTCGTCGGCGATCCCGTCCAGCGCCTTCACCGGCGAACTGCCGGACGAGGCCGCCGCCCGGGTCCTGATCGGCCACCCCTTCAACCCGCCGCACATCGTCCCGCTCGTCGAGGTCGTGCCCGGGGAGCGCACCGGCGAGGACGCCGTGCAGGACGCGGTGGACTTCTACACCTCGGTCGGCCGCACCCCGGTCGTCGAGCGCAAGGAGATCCCCGGCTTCGTCGGGAACCGGCTGCAGAACGCGCTCAGCCGCGAGGCGGTGTACCTCGTCCAGCAGGGCGTGGTGACCCCCGAGGACCTCGACAAGGTCGTGATGAACTCGCTGGGCCTGCGCTGGTCCACGGTCGGGCCGTTCCTCGGCTCGCACCTGGGCGGCGGCCCCGGCGGCTACCGGCACCTCGTCGAGCACATCGGCGCCTCGATGCGGCAGCGGCTCGACACGGGCCTCGGCAGCCCGTCGCAGAGCGAGGAAGACCAGGAACGGCTCATCGAAGCCGTGGAAAAGGCCTACGGCTCCTCCACGTACCCGGAACTCACCGAGACGCGCGACCGCAGGCAACTCGCGGTGCTGTCCGCCCTGGACAGCGCCGACAAGGAGGAGAACTGA
- a CDS encoding acyl-CoA dehydrogenase family protein — MTTFTEPLEDQLTADFYSYEALLPDEERKILLKARAFMRDEVKPLVNANWAADRFPTELISLFRDSGLAGLPYEGYGEHRPAVSNLLSGMLALEMTRTDASVSTFFGVHNGLAMYSIHSGGDQEQRDRWLPEMAAMDKIGAFAMTEPLGGSDVAGGMRTTARREGDSWVLNGAKKWIGNATFADYVVVWARDVDDNHVKGFVVEKGTPGFEPVKIEGKIAFRIVENAEITLTDVRVPEANRLQNINSFRDVAEILRATRSGVAWQALGVMVGAYELALDYARERRQFGRPIGGFQLVQDLLVKSLGNITASWGMLTQLARLQDAGIFRDEHSALAKAFVTSRMREVVAWSREIFGGNGILLEHDIARFFADAEAIYSFEGTREMNTLIVGKSITGQSAFV, encoded by the coding sequence ATGACCACCTTCACGGAACCGCTCGAGGACCAGCTCACCGCGGACTTCTACAGCTACGAGGCCCTGCTGCCGGACGAGGAGCGCAAGATCCTCCTCAAGGCCCGTGCCTTCATGCGGGACGAGGTCAAGCCGCTGGTGAACGCGAACTGGGCCGCGGACCGCTTCCCCACGGAGCTCATCTCCCTGTTCCGCGACAGCGGCCTCGCAGGCCTCCCCTACGAGGGCTACGGCGAGCACCGCCCCGCCGTCAGCAACCTCCTCAGCGGCATGCTCGCCCTGGAGATGACCCGCACCGACGCCTCGGTGTCCACCTTCTTCGGCGTCCACAACGGCCTGGCGATGTACTCCATCCACTCGGGCGGCGACCAGGAGCAGCGGGACCGCTGGCTCCCCGAGATGGCCGCGATGGACAAGATCGGCGCGTTCGCCATGACCGAGCCGCTCGGCGGCTCCGATGTCGCGGGCGGTATGCGCACCACCGCCCGGCGCGAGGGCGACAGCTGGGTCCTGAACGGCGCCAAGAAGTGGATCGGCAACGCTACCTTCGCCGACTACGTCGTGGTCTGGGCCCGGGACGTCGACGACAACCACGTCAAGGGCTTCGTCGTCGAGAAGGGCACGCCCGGCTTCGAGCCGGTGAAGATCGAGGGCAAGATCGCCTTCCGGATCGTGGAGAACGCCGAGATCACCCTGACCGACGTCCGGGTGCCGGAGGCGAACCGCCTGCAGAACATCAACTCCTTCCGGGACGTCGCCGAGATCCTGCGCGCCACCCGCAGCGGAGTCGCCTGGCAGGCGCTGGGCGTGATGGTCGGCGCCTACGAACTCGCCCTGGACTACGCCCGGGAGCGCCGCCAGTTCGGCCGCCCGATCGGCGGCTTCCAGCTGGTGCAGGACCTGCTGGTGAAGAGCCTGGGCAACATCACCGCGTCCTGGGGCATGCTGACGCAGCTCGCCCGGCTGCAGGACGCGGGGATCTTCCGCGACGAACACTCCGCGCTGGCCAAGGCGTTCGTCACCTCCCGGATGCGGGAGGTCGTCGCCTGGAGCCGGGAGATCTTCGGCGGCAACGGCATCCTCCTGGAGCACGACATCGCCCGGTTCTTCGCCGACGCCGAGGCCATCTACTCCTTCGAGGGCACCCGCGAGATGAACACCCTGATCGTCGGCAAGTCGATCACGGGCCAGAGCGCCTTCGTCTGA